The sequence below is a genomic window from Barrientosiimonas humi.
ACCCTCGACATGGAGGACCACACCACCACCGACGCCACCCTCGCGACGCTCGGCGAGCTGCGCCAGGACTTCCCGTGGGTCGGGGCGGTGCTGCAGGCGTACCTGCGTCGCACGGAGGCCGACTGCCGCGACCTGGCCACGAGCGGCAGCCGGGTGCGGCTGTGCAAGGGGGCCTACCGCGAGCCCGAGAGCGTGGCGTTCCAGGAGACCGTCGAGGTCGACACGTCCTACGTGCGCTGCGCCCGGATCCTGCTGGAGGGGCAGGGCTACCCGATGCTCGCCACGCACGACCCGCAGATCATCGAGGTCGTCCAGTCCGTGGTCGAGGGTGCGGGGCGCGCGCCGGACAGCTACGAATGGCAGATGCTGTACGGCATCCGCCCGCTGGAGCAGCAGCGGATCGCCGACGCGGGGCAGCAGCTGCGCGTCTACCTGCCCTACGGGCAGGAGTGGTACGGCTATCTCATGCGCAGGATGGCCGAGCGTCCGGCGAACACGATGTTCTTCCTGCGCGCCCTGGCCACGAAGAAGTAGTCCCCGGGCCCCGGCCCCGACGCACCGCACGAGGAGATCGAGATGGACCAGACCGCCGAGCGATCCCACGAGTCCCGCCGCGAGCCGGTGGCGATCATCGGTGCCGGGGTCATGGGCGAGACGCTGGTCTCGGGCCTGCTGCGCTCGGGCCGCACCCCCGAGCAGCTGCTGGTCAGCGACCGCAGCGCCGAGCGGCTCGCCGCCCTGAGCAAGCAGTACGCCGTCCAGGTCCTGTCCGTGGCCGACGCCGTGCCGCAGGTGACCACCGTCGTGCTGGCGGTGAAGCCGCAGGACATGGGGGCGGTGCTGGAGACGATCCGGCCGCACCTGCAGCCCGGCACCCTCGTGGTCTCGATCGCTGCCGGCATCACCACTGCCTTCCTCGAGGAGCGGCTGCCCGAGGGCACCCCGGTGGCCCGGGTCATGCCCAACACTCCCGCGCTGGTCGACGAGGGGATGGCCGCGATCAGCGGCGGCACGCACTGCGAGGCCCACCACATGTGGGTGGCCCAGGACCTGATGCGCTCGTGCGGCAAGGTCGTGACGGTGCCCGAGGAGCACCAGGACGCGGTGACGGCGATCAGCGGCAGCGGACCGGCGTACATCTTCTACGTCGTCGAGGCGATGATCGAGGCGGGCGTGCTGCTCGGGCTGCCGCGCGGGACCTCCACCGAGCTCGTGGTCCAGACGCTCTACGGCGCGGCCACCATGCTGAAGGAGACCGGCGAGCACCCGACCGTGCTGCGCGAGCGGGTCTCCAGCCCCGGCGGCACCACGATGTCGGCGCTGCGCGAGCTCGACGACCACAAGGTGCGGGCGGCCTTCCTCACCGCGATGGAGGCGGCCGCGCGGCGCTCCGCCGAGCTCGCCTCGGGGCAGGCCTGAGCCGCGCCTTCTAGCACACGCGGTCGGTGCTGACCGGGTGCTGGCCTCCCCACCCGGGGGCAGGGGGCTCGTGGGACAGTTGTCGCATGACGGCGATCACGGTGCGCGTCCTCGGGGACGACGATTGGCAGATCTACCGCGACATCCGCCTGGCAGCGCTGGAGGAGTCTCCCGACGCCTTCGCAGCCTCCAGGGAGCAGGAGCAGAGCTTCGACGAAGACTTCTGGCGGCAGCGCATGGGGCGCTCCCGTCGACTGGTCGCCGAGCGCGACAGCAAGCCGGTCGGTGTGGTGTCGGTCGGTGACGTGATCGACACCGAGGACGTCGACGAGGACGGCGACGACACCGAGGTCGTCGCCGAGATCTTCGGCCTGTGGGTCACCCCCGACCTGCGCGGCAAGGGCGTCGCCTGGCAGCTGGTCGAGGCCGGCGTGCAGCAGGCCCGGGCCGAGCAGCGCGACCACGTCGTCTACTGGGTCGGCACCGACAACGGCCGCGCCGTGGCGTTCGCCAGCAGCTACGGCTTCCGCCCCACCGACGCCCGGCGCCCGATGCGCGCCCAGGACGCCTCCGACGACGAGGACGACGACAACCTCGAGATGGCGATGGTCTACCCGCTGGGCGGGGACCCGGGTGCGGTGCCGACGTCGGAGCCAGTCTGAGCGGCGAGGAGCGCGCAGCGCAGGTTGGCGGCGAGGAACGAGCCGCCGGCCGGAGCGGAGTGCGACCGAGCGCGACAGCAGGCATGAGCGGCGAGGAGCGCGCAGCGCAGGTTGGCGGCGAGGAACGAGCCGGCGGCCGGAGCGGAGTGCGACCGAGCGCGACAGCAGGCATGAGCGGCGAGGAGCGCGCAGCGCAGGTTGGCGGCGAGGAGCGCGCAGCGCAGGGTGTGGGCGAGGAGTCCCGCAGCCGGTTCTACTGGGACCCGAGCCTGACCCGGTACGACTTCGGGGCGGGGCACCCGATGAACCCGCTGCGGCTCGACCTCACCACCCGGCTGGCCGACGAGTTCGGCGTGCTTGACGCGCCCGGTCTGCAGGTGGTGGCGCCGCGGCTGCCCGACGCCGACGGGGCGTTCCTGCGCACGGTCCACACCGACGACTACATCCAGGCCGTGCGCCGGGCCTCGCTCGACCCTGCCGAGGCCGACCCGGCGTACGGGCTGGGCACCGAGGACGACCCGGCCTTCCCGGGCATGCACGAGGTGTCGACGCTGATCGCGGCGGGAACCCTGCAGGCCTGCCAGGACGTGTGGCGCGGCGAGACCGACCACGCCGTCAACATCGCCGGCGGGCTGCACCACGCGATGCCCGACCGGGCGGCCGGGTTCTGCGTCTACAACGACGCCGCCATCGGCATCCAGTGGCTGCTCGACAACGGCGCCGAGCGGGTGGCCTACGTCGACATCGACGTGCACCACGGCGACGGCGTCGAGCAGGCGTTCTGGGACGACCCGCGGGTGCTGACCGTCTCGCTGCACGAGAGCGGCCGGGTGCTGTTCCCCGGCACCGGTTTCCCCGGCGACATCGGCGGGCCCGACGCCGAGGGGTCGGCCGTCAACGTCGCGCTGCCTCCGGGCACGGGCGACGCGGCGTGGCTGCGCGCGCTGCACTCGGTCGTCCCGCCGCTGCTGGAGGCCTTCCGCCCGCAGGTGCTGGTGACCCAGCAGGGCTGCGACTCCCACTACTCCGACCCGCTCGCGCACCTGGCGATCTCGATCGACGCCCAGCGGACGGCGTACGACACCCTCCACCGGCTCGCGCACCGCCTCACCGGCGGGCGCTGGGTCGCGCTCGGCGGCGGCGGGTACGAGATCGTCGACGTGGTGCCGCGCGCCTGGACCCACCTCGCGGCCATCGCGGCGCACGTGCCCGTCGACCTGGAGCAGCCGGTGCCGAGCGGCTGGCGCGAGCACGTGCGCACCCTCGTCGGTCGCCCCGGCCCCGCGTCGATGGGCGACGGGGTGAGCGAGCACGGGGTGGTCTGGTACCGCTCGTGGCACAGCGGCTACGACCCGGACAGCTCGCTGGACCAGGCGATCATGGCGACCCGCGAGGCCGTCTTCCCTCTCCACGGCCTCGACGTGTACTTCGATTGACCGCGTTCGACATTGTGTGAACCGCGAATTTCCGCCAGGTGACCGGCGTGTCGGGTGGACGGTGGAGCAATCCGCGCACTCAGGACTTTCCACGGCGACCCGTTCGGCCCTATCGTGTGCGCCACAGAGACCGCCAGGCATCCCCTGCGCCACGCAGGGAACACGAGCCACGCGGTGACCAGCAGCCCCACCGCACAGGGGTCACGCACAGTGGGAAGGTCGGGGCGAACCCCATGACAGAAGACCGCCAGGTCGGCGAGGTGTCGTTCATGACCGTCGCCGAGGTTGCCACGCTGATGCGTGTGTCGAAGATGACCGTCTATCGGCTGGTGCACGGCGGCGAGCTGCCCGCCATCCGGGTCGGGCGCTCCTTCCGGGTCCCCGAGGACGCCGTGCACGCCTACCTGCGCAACTCCTTCATCGACTCGGCCTGACCGCCCCCACCCGCCTCGATTCGGGCTGCGCGCCCTCGGGGGATACCCTGGGCGGAACGACCTCGGCTCGCGCCGCGGCTCACTGACATTCCTGATCGCCACACCGAAGGACGACCACGCATGGGTTCGGTCATCAAGAAGCGCCGCAAGCGCATGGCCAAGAAGAAGCACCGCAAGCTGCTGCGCAAGACGCGCCACCAGCGCCGCAACAAGAAGTAAGGCGCCGCAACGTCCAGAGCCCTGGGTCTGACCCGGGGCTCTTGTCGTACCGCCCGCTCGGGTGGTGAGCGACTGGCCAGCGACGCAGGACGTGCCGCACTAGCATCGGCACGAGCCGCACGGAGAGGGGAGCCGCGGATGGGCAAGGTGGTGCTGGTGACGGGCGTGTCCCGTCTCGTCGGAGGGCTCACCGCGCGTGCGCTGAGCGAGCACGACGACGTCGACCGGGTCATCGGGGTCGACTCGGTGCCGCCGCCGCACAGCATCGGCTCGGCGCGGTTCGTGCGGGCCGACATCCGCAACCCGATCATCGGCAAGGTGATCCGGCAGGAGCAGGTCGACACCGTCGTGCACCTGGGCGTCATCACCACGCCGCGGCAGGCCGGCGGGCGCACCGCCCAGAAGGAGATCAACGTCATCGGCACCATGCAGCTGCTCGCTGCGTGCCAGAAGGCGGAGTCGCTGAACCGGCTGGTCGTGAAGTCCACCGGCGCGGTCTACGGCGCCTCGCCGCGCGACCCGGCGATGTTCACCGAGGACATGACGCCCCGCCGCGCCCCCACCGCGGGCTTCCCGCGCGACTCGGTCGAGGTCGAGAACTACGTGCGCGGCTTCGCCCGCCGCCGCCCCGACGTCGACATCACCCTGCTGCGGATGGCCAACATCGCCGGCCCCGGCATGCGCACGCCGCTGTCCGACTACTTCCGCATGCGCGCCATGCCCGTGCCGATGGGGTACGACGGGCGCATCCAGGTGCTCCACCTCGACGACGCGGTGCGCTCGCTCGTCACGTCCGCCACCAGCGAGGCGACCGGAATCATCAACATCGCCGGCGACGGCATCGTCACCGTGCGGCAGGCCGCCCGGCTGGCCGGGCGTCCGACGGTGCCGTTCGTGCCGGTCCTGGCCGGCGCCGTCACCAGCGGCGCCCGTGCCGCCCGGCTCGGGGCGTTCGACTCCAGCCAGTGGCAGTGGCTGTGCTACGGCCGGGCCCTGGACACCACGCGCATGCGTGAGCTGCTGGGCTTCACCCCCGACCACACGACCCGCGACACCATCCGCGAGGTGTTCGGCGCCGACCCGGTCTGGCCGCCGTCGCCCGGGGTGGCCATCTCGTCGCTGATCGGAGACCGCTCGTGAGCCAGCCGTCCACGCCCCGCCCGCGCAGCACCACCGCGGCGAAGAAGACCGCCGCCACCACGTCGTCCGGCACGCCGTCGAGCTCGGCGCCGGCGGGCAAGAAGCCGACGGCCAAGAAGTCGACCGCCAAGAAGGCCTCGACCCGCAAGACCACGACGACCAAGCGGTCAACGACCGCCAAGAAGTCGACGGCCGGCAAGAAGTCGTCGAGCGCGAAGAAGGCACCGTCGACCACGAAGGCCTCGACCCGCACGGCGACGCCCGCCAAGAAGGCGCCCGTGACCAGCCCGCCCGCCGCCACCGAGGAGACGGCCGTGCCCACCCAGCCGGCCGAGCTGGGCGCGGCCAGCCGCGCGGTGCGCCAGCGCCCGCCGCGCAGCCGGGTGCGGGCCGAGGCCGAGGCGCGCCGCACCGATGCCGAGCGCCGGCTGCGCGCCGTGCCCGACATCGCCGAGGTCGCCGACTCGCCGGAGCCGGTCGCCGCCGAGCCCGGCCCGGGCGGCGCTGGTGGCGCCTCGTCTCCCTCGCTGCTGAGCGTCACCGGCGTCGAGCAGGGGGTGTCGGCGCTGGTCGGCCTGCTGCGCGCGGCCGGTCGCACCGCCGGGCTCGAGGGTGAGGAGCTGGAGCGGCGGGTCGCCCGCACCCTGGCGTACCTGCGGCGCCGGGTCACCGGCGACTACGACCTCGACGCGTTCGGCTTCGACCAGGAGTTCACCGAGGAGGTCTGGCTGCCGCTGCTGCGGCCGATCTACCGGCACTGGTTCCGGGTCGAGGTGCGTGGCGTCGAGCACCTCCCGGCCGAGGGCGCGGCCCTGGTCGTGGCCAACCACTCCGGCACCGTCCCGGTCGACGGGCTGATGCTGCAGTTCGCGATCCACGACGAGATCGGGCGGCACACCCGCATGCTGGGCGCCGACCTGGTCTTCTCCTCGCCGTTCATCGGCGAGCTCGCCCGCAAGGCCGGCAGCACGCTGGCGGCCAACCCCGACGCCGAGCGGCTGCTGTCGACCGACCAGCTCACGACGGTCTTCCCCGAGGGGTTCAAGGGCGTCGGCAAGGGCTTCGCCGAGCGATACCGGCTGCAGCGCTTCGGCCGCGGCGGGTTCGTCACGGCCGCGGTGCGCACCGGCGCGCCGATCATCCCGTGCTCGATCGTCGGGGCGGAGGAGATCTACCCGATGATCGCCAACGTCAAGAGCCTCGCGCGGGTGCTGGGCTTCCCCTACTTCCCGATCACCCCGCTGTTCCCGCTGCTCGGCCCGCTCGGCCTGGTGCCGCTGCCGTCCAAGTGGCTCATCGAGTTCGGCCCGCCGATCGAGACCGCCTCGCTCGGTGCGTCCGCGGCCGACGACCCGATGCTGGTCTTCGACCTCACCGACCAGGTGCGCGAGACCATCCAGCAGACGCTCTACTCGCTGCTGCTGCAGCGCCGCTCGGTGTTCTTCTGATGCCGCTGTGGCGACGCCATGAGGAGCGGGGCGAGCAGCAGGCCGGCGGTCAGCACGAGGTGCTCCTGCTCAGCCGGCCCGGCTGCCACCTGTGCGACGACGCGCGCGCGGTGATCGAGCGGGTCTGCGACGACCTCGGCGTCCCCTGGCGCGAGCAGTCGATCGTCGACGACGCCGAGCTGACCCGGCGCTACGCCGAGATGATCCCGGTCACGCTCGTCGACGGCGCCCAGCACGACTACTTCCGGGTCGACGAGCGGCGGCTGCGCGCGGCGCTGCGCTGACCCCGGCACCCGGACGCGGGCGTACGCCTAGCACACGCGGGCTATAACACGGCAGGGGGTCTCGGCGCGACTTTGTGCGGCCGTTCACAAGCGCATATATTGCGGGGGTCCCCATACCTCCGGAATCACCGTTTGGTATAGGCCGCCGCCCACCGAGAGGAGTGCAGGCGCCCGTGTCTGCCGAGCCCGCCGCACACCGGGTCATCCCCGGCGCCACGGTGGCGCGACTCCCGGTCTACCTGCGCGCGCTGAGCGCCCTGGCGACCGCCGGCACCGACACCGTCTCCTCCGAGGAGCTCGCCGAGGCCGCGGGCGTGCGCTCGGCCAAGCTGCGCAAGGACCTGTCCTACCTCGGGTCGTACGGCGTGCGCGGCGTCGGCTACGACGTCGCCCGGCTGCGCGACGAGATCGAGGGCGAGCTCGGCCTGCGGCACGACTTCTCCCTGGTCATCGTCGGCATGGGCAACCTCGGCCACGCGCTCGCGGCCTACTCCGGCTTCGCGACCCGCGGGTTCGCGGTGCGCTGGCTCGTCGACGAGGCGCCCGACGTGGTCGGCACCCGCATCGCCGGCCTCACCGTCATCGACTTCGACGGCCTCGCGCGCGAGTGCAACGACAGCATGATCGGCGTCATCGCGACCCCGCCCGACGCGGCCCAGGACGTCGCCGACCGGCTCGTCGCTCTCGGGGTGCGCTCGATCCTCAACTTCGCGCCCGCGGTGCTGTCGATCCCCTCCGGGGTCGAGGTGCGCAAGGTCGATCTCGCCACCGAGCTGCAGATCCTGGCCTTCCACCAGCAGCACCCGCGGCTGGACCCCAAGGCGCTCGACCGCGACGCGCTGGACCCCAAGACCGACGACCTCGAGGAAGGGGCGGCGCCGTGAGCACCATCGTCATCGGCCTGTCGCACCGCTCCGCGCCGATCGCCACGCTCGAGCGGGCCGCGCTCGACCCGGCCGGGCGCGCCGACCTGCTCGAGCGGCTCTCGGGCAGCGAGCAGCTGCACGAGGTGCTGCTGCTCGACACCTGCAACCGGGTCGAGGTCTACGCCGAGGCGGCGACCTTCCACGGGGCCGTCACCGAGATCGGCGAGGCGCTCGCCGCCGCCACCGGGATGCCGCTGGCCGAGCTGCGCGACAACCTCTACGTCCACTTCTCCGACCGCGCCGTGGCCCACCTGTTCTCGGTCTCGGCGGGGCTGGACTCGATGGCCGTCGGCGAGGCGCAGATCCTCGGCCAGCTGCGCGAGTCGCTGCGCGAGGGCCGCGCGGCCGGTCATGTCGGCAGCGGCCTCGACGGCCTCGTGCAGCAGGCGCTGCGGGTCGGCAAGCGGGCCCACTCCGAGACCGACATCGACGGCGTCAGCCGCTCGCTCATCGAGCGCGGCATCGGTCTGGTCGAGCCGCACCTGGGCTCGCTGACCGAGCTGCGCGTCGCCGTCGTCGGCGCCGGGGCGATGAGCAGCCTTGCGGCACATACGATCTCGCGCGCCGGTTGCGGATCGCTCACCGTGGTCAACCGCACCTTCGACGCCGCCCAGCGGCTCGCCGGCGCGGTCGGCGCCACCGCCCGCGACTGGTCCGAGCTGTCCGACGTGCTGGCCGAGTCCGACCTCGTCGTCTCGTGCACCGGGGCCGTCGGTCACGTGATCGACGAGTCCCTCCTGCCGGCGGCCACCCCCACGCCGACCGCTGAAACGCGGTTTCAGCGCTCTGACCCTGCTGCAGCGGAGTCAGAGCGCTATAACCGCGTTTCGGGCGAGCGGGGGCCGGTGCGACGGCAGGCGTTCATCGACCTCGCCCTCCCGCGCGACGTCGCCCTCGAGGTGGGGGAGCGGC
It includes:
- a CDS encoding helix-turn-helix domain-containing protein translates to MTEDRQVGEVSFMTVAEVATLMRVSKMTVYRLVHGGELPAIRVGRSFRVPEDAVHAYLRNSFIDSA
- a CDS encoding glutaredoxin family protein, with protein sequence MPLWRRHEERGEQQAGGQHEVLLLSRPGCHLCDDARAVIERVCDDLGVPWREQSIVDDAELTRRYAEMIPVTLVDGAQHDYFRVDERRLRAALR
- a CDS encoding acetoin utilization protein AcuC codes for the protein MNPLRLDLTTRLADEFGVLDAPGLQVVAPRLPDADGAFLRTVHTDDYIQAVRRASLDPAEADPAYGLGTEDDPAFPGMHEVSTLIAAGTLQACQDVWRGETDHAVNIAGGLHHAMPDRAAGFCVYNDAAIGIQWLLDNGAERVAYVDIDVHHGDGVEQAFWDDPRVLTVSLHESGRVLFPGTGFPGDIGGPDAEGSAVNVALPPGTGDAAWLRALHSVVPPLLEAFRPQVLVTQQGCDSHYSDPLAHLAISIDAQRTAYDTLHRLAHRLTGGRWVALGGGGYEIVDVVPRAWTHLAAIAAHVPVDLEQPVPSGWREHVRTLVGRPGPASMGDGVSEHGVVWYRSWHSGYDPDSSLDQAIMATREAVFPLHGLDVYFD
- a CDS encoding 30S ribosomal protein bS22, yielding MGSVIKKRRKRMAKKKHRKLLRKTRHQRRNKK
- a CDS encoding lysophospholipid acyltransferase family protein, giving the protein MSQPSTPRPRSTTAAKKTAATTSSGTPSSSAPAGKKPTAKKSTAKKASTRKTTTTKRSTTAKKSTAGKKSSSAKKAPSTTKASTRTATPAKKAPVTSPPAATEETAVPTQPAELGAASRAVRQRPPRSRVRAEAEARRTDAERRLRAVPDIAEVADSPEPVAAEPGPGGAGGASSPSLLSVTGVEQGVSALVGLLRAAGRTAGLEGEELERRVARTLAYLRRRVTGDYDLDAFGFDQEFTEEVWLPLLRPIYRHWFRVEVRGVEHLPAEGAALVVANHSGTVPVDGLMLQFAIHDEIGRHTRMLGADLVFSSPFIGELARKAGSTLAANPDAERLLSTDQLTTVFPEGFKGVGKGFAERYRLQRFGRGGFVTAAVRTGAPIIPCSIVGAEEIYPMIANVKSLARVLGFPYFPITPLFPLLGPLGLVPLPSKWLIEFGPPIETASLGASAADDPMLVFDLTDQVRETIQQTLYSLLLQRRSVFF
- a CDS encoding redox-sensing transcriptional repressor Rex, with product MSAEPAAHRVIPGATVARLPVYLRALSALATAGTDTVSSEELAEAAGVRSAKLRKDLSYLGSYGVRGVGYDVARLRDEIEGELGLRHDFSLVIVGMGNLGHALAAYSGFATRGFAVRWLVDEAPDVVGTRIAGLTVIDFDGLARECNDSMIGVIATPPDAAQDVADRLVALGVRSILNFAPAVLSIPSGVEVRKVDLATELQILAFHQQHPRLDPKALDRDALDPKTDDLEEGAAP
- a CDS encoding proline dehydrogenase family protein; translated protein: MDAGALLRNSLLALSRNTTVRDVIERAPVSRDVVRRFVPGESPRDAVTASAELVGSGRLVTIDFLGEDTLEQSQADATREAYLVLLRELGAAGLSDGGRVEVSLKLSALGQALPRDGERICLDNARRICAAAQEAGTTVTLDMEDHTTTDATLATLGELRQDFPWVGAVLQAYLRRTEADCRDLATSGSRVRLCKGAYREPESVAFQETVEVDTSYVRCARILLEGQGYPMLATHDPQIIEVVQSVVEGAGRAPDSYEWQMLYGIRPLEQQRIADAGQQLRVYLPYGQEWYGYLMRRMAERPANTMFFLRALATKK
- a CDS encoding GNAT family N-acetyltransferase, translated to MTAITVRVLGDDDWQIYRDIRLAALEESPDAFAASREQEQSFDEDFWRQRMGRSRRLVAERDSKPVGVVSVGDVIDTEDVDEDGDDTEVVAEIFGLWVTPDLRGKGVAWQLVEAGVQQARAEQRDHVVYWVGTDNGRAVAFASSYGFRPTDARRPMRAQDASDDEDDDNLEMAMVYPLGGDPGAVPTSEPV
- the proC gene encoding pyrroline-5-carboxylate reductase, with product MDQTAERSHESRREPVAIIGAGVMGETLVSGLLRSGRTPEQLLVSDRSAERLAALSKQYAVQVLSVADAVPQVTTVVLAVKPQDMGAVLETIRPHLQPGTLVVSIAAGITTAFLEERLPEGTPVARVMPNTPALVDEGMAAISGGTHCEAHHMWVAQDLMRSCGKVVTVPEEHQDAVTAISGSGPAYIFYVVEAMIEAGVLLGLPRGTSTELVVQTLYGAATMLKETGEHPTVLRERVSSPGGTTMSALRELDDHKVRAAFLTAMEAAARRSAELASGQA
- a CDS encoding glutamyl-tRNA reductase, giving the protein MSTIVIGLSHRSAPIATLERAALDPAGRADLLERLSGSEQLHEVLLLDTCNRVEVYAEAATFHGAVTEIGEALAAATGMPLAELRDNLYVHFSDRAVAHLFSVSAGLDSMAVGEAQILGQLRESLREGRAAGHVGSGLDGLVQQALRVGKRAHSETDIDGVSRSLIERGIGLVEPHLGSLTELRVAVVGAGAMSSLAAHTISRAGCGSLTVVNRTFDAAQRLAGAVGATARDWSELSDVLAESDLVVSCTGAVGHVIDESLLPAATPTPTAETRFQRSDPAAAESERYNRVSGERGPVRRQAFIDLALPRDVALEVGERPGVLLVSLEDLGDGSGAEHDQVGAVRSIVAGEVDDYLVARRAASVAPTVALLRAHAADVVAQELTRLRARTPGLSESDAAQVQLTVHRVVDKLLHTPTVRMKQLAGEGHDYTAALRELFDLDPRHTEAVRTPPPELRDTDPRGGER
- a CDS encoding NAD-dependent epimerase/dehydratase family protein; the encoded protein is MTGVSRLVGGLTARALSEHDDVDRVIGVDSVPPPHSIGSARFVRADIRNPIIGKVIRQEQVDTVVHLGVITTPRQAGGRTAQKEINVIGTMQLLAACQKAESLNRLVVKSTGAVYGASPRDPAMFTEDMTPRRAPTAGFPRDSVEVENYVRGFARRRPDVDITLLRMANIAGPGMRTPLSDYFRMRAMPVPMGYDGRIQVLHLDDAVRSLVTSATSEATGIINIAGDGIVTVRQAARLAGRPTVPFVPVLAGAVTSGARAARLGAFDSSQWQWLCYGRALDTTRMRELLGFTPDHTTRDTIREVFGADPVWPPSPGVAISSLIGDRS